One window of Bos indicus isolate NIAB-ARS_2022 breed Sahiwal x Tharparkar chromosome 18, NIAB-ARS_B.indTharparkar_mat_pri_1.0, whole genome shotgun sequence genomic DNA carries:
- the LOC109572005 gene encoding chymotrypsinogen B isoform X2, producing MAPLWLLSCFALVGAAFGCGVPAIQPVLSGLARIVNGEDAVPGSWPWQVSLQDSTGFHFCGGSLISEDWVVTAAHCGVTTSDVVVAGEFDQGLQTEDTQVLKIGKVFKNPKFSILTVRNDITLLKLATPAQFSETVSAVCLPSADEDFPAGMLCATTGWGKTKYNGRLWRPPGLPEERSLDPGGHRVLGQQHVLHVHARRVRPRHCTYAVGAGDPGCQLSLGLLASHPKSP from the exons ATGGCCCCTCTCTGGCTCCTCTCCTGTTTTGCCCTTGTAGGGGCCGCCTTCG GCTGCGGAGTCCCCGCCATCCAGCCTGTGCTGAGTGGCCTCGCCAGGATCGTCAACGGGGAGGACGCCGTGCCCGGCTCCTGGCCCTGGCAGGTGTCCCTGCAG GACAGCACCGGCTTCCACTTCTGCGGGGGCTCCCTCATCAGCGAGGACTGGGTGGTCACCGCCGCCCACTGCGGGGTCAC AACCTCTGACGTGGTTGTGGCCGGGGAGTTTGATCAGGGCTTACAGACCGAGGACACCCAGGTCCTGAAGATTGGCAAG GTTTTCAAGAACCCCAAGTTCAGCATTCTCACAGTCCGCAATGACATCACCCTGCTGAAGCTGGCCACGCCCGCGCAGTTCTCAGAGACCGTGTCGGCCGTGTGCTTGCCCAGTGCCGACGAGGACTTCCCCGCTGGGATGCTGTGCGCCACCACGGGCTGGGGCAAGACCAAGTATAACG GGCGACTCTGGCGGCCCCCTGGTCTGCCAGAAGAACGGAGCCTGGACCCTGGCGGGCATCGTGTCCTGGGGCAGCAGCACGTGCTCCACGTCCACGCCCGCCGTGTACGCCCGCGTCACTGCACTTATGCCGTgggtgcaggagaccctggctgcCAACTGAGCCTGGGCCTTCTGGCATCCCACCCCAAGAGTCCCTAA
- the LOC109572005 gene encoding chymotrypsinogen B isoform X1 — protein sequence MAPLWLLSCFALVGAAFGCGVPAIQPVLSGLARIVNGEDAVPGSWPWQVSLQDSTGFHFCGGSLISEDWVVTAAHCGVTTSDVVVAGEFDQGLQTEDTQVLKIGKVFKNPKFSILTVRNDITLLKLATPAQFSETVSAVCLPSADEDFPAGMLCATTGWGKTKYNALKTPDKLQQATLPIVSNTDCRKYWGSRVTDVMICAGASGVSSCMGDSGGPLVCQKNGAWTLAGIVSWGSSTCSTSTPAVYARVTALMPWVQETLAAN from the exons ATGGCCCCTCTCTGGCTCCTCTCCTGTTTTGCCCTTGTAGGGGCCGCCTTCG GCTGCGGAGTCCCCGCCATCCAGCCTGTGCTGAGTGGCCTCGCCAGGATCGTCAACGGGGAGGACGCCGTGCCCGGCTCCTGGCCCTGGCAGGTGTCCCTGCAG GACAGCACCGGCTTCCACTTCTGCGGGGGCTCCCTCATCAGCGAGGACTGGGTGGTCACCGCCGCCCACTGCGGGGTCAC AACCTCTGACGTGGTTGTGGCCGGGGAGTTTGATCAGGGCTTACAGACCGAGGACACCCAGGTCCTGAAGATTGGCAAG GTTTTCAAGAACCCCAAGTTCAGCATTCTCACAGTCCGCAATGACATCACCCTGCTGAAGCTGGCCACGCCCGCGCAGTTCTCAGAGACCGTGTCGGCCGTGTGCTTGCCCAGTGCCGACGAGGACTTCCCCGCTGGGATGCTGTGCGCCACCACGGGCTGGGGCAAGACCAAGTATAACG CCCTCAAGACCCCTGACAAGCTGCAGCAGGCCACCCTGCCCATCGTGTCCAACACCGACTGCAGGAAGTACTGGGGCAGCAGGGTCACCGATGTGATGATCTGTGCGGGGGCCAGCGGCGTCTCCTCCTGCATG GGCGACTCTGGCGGCCCCCTGGTCTGCCAGAAGAACGGAGCCTGGACCCTGGCGGGCATCGTGTCCTGGGGCAGCAGCACGTGCTCCACGTCCACGCCCGCCGTGTACGCCCGCGTCACTGCACTTATGCCGTgggtgcaggagaccctggctgcCAACTGA
- the LOC109572232 gene encoding chymotrypsinogen A — MPRKGIITSRSSDNSLVHRDIIGSPAAGTPHLSEGSTMNFLWLLSYCALLGTAFGCGVPAIQPVLSGLSRIVNGEEAVPGSWPWQVSLQDKTGFHFCGGSLINENWVVTAAHCGVTTSDVVVAGEFDQGSSSEKIQKLKIAKVFKNSKYNSLTINNDITLLKLSTAASFSQTVSAVCLPSASDDFAAGTTCVTTGWGLTRYTNANTPDRLQQASLPLLSNTNCKKYWGTKIKDAMICAGASGVSSCMGDSGGPLVCKKNGAWTLVGIVSWGSSTCSTSTPGVYARVTALVNWVQQTLAAN; from the exons ATGCCCAGGAAAGGGATTATCACATCAAGGTCTTCAGATAACAGCCTGGTGCACAGGGATATAATAGGGAGCCCTGCAGCAGGCACCCCACACCTCTCTGAAGGCAGCACCATGAACTTCCTCTGGCTTCTCTCCTACTGCGCCCTCCTGGGCACAGCCTTTG GCTGCGGGGTCCCCGCCATCCAACCTGTGCTAAGCGGCCTCTCCAGGATTGTCAACGGGGAAGAAGCTGTCCCCGGCTCCTGGCCCTGGCAGGTGTCCCTGCAG GACAAGACCGGCTTCCACTTCTGCGGGGGCTCCCTCATCAACGAGAACTGGGTGGTCACCGCCGCCCACTGCGGTGTCAC AACCTCTGATGTGGTAGTGGCTGGGGAGTTTGACCAAGGCTCAAGCTCTGAGAAGATCCAGAAGCTGAAGATCGCCAAG GTTTTCAAGAACTCCAAGTACAACTCGTTAACCATCAACAATGACATCACCCTGCTGAAGCTGTCCACGGCTGCAAGCTTCTCCCAGACTGTGTCTGCTGTGTGCCTGCCCAGCGCCAGCGACGACTTCGCTGCCGGGACGACGTGCGTCACCACAGGCTGGGGCCTGACCCGATACACCA ATGCCAACACCCCTGACCGGCTGCAGCAGGCGTCCCTGCCcctcctgtccaacaccaactgcAAGAAATACTGGGGCACTAAGATcaaagatgccatgatctgtgcGGGCGCCAGCGGTGTCTCCTCTTGCATG GGCGACTCTGGCGGCCCCCTGGTCTGCAAGAAGAATGGAGCCTGGACCCTGGTGGGCATCGTGTCCTGGGGCAGCAGCACGTGCTCCACGTCCACCCCTGGCGTGTACGCCCGCGTCACTGCTCTCGTCAACTGGGTGCAGCAGACCCTGGCCGCCAACTGA
- the LOC109571602 gene encoding chymotrypsinogen B-like, whose protein sequence is MALLWVVLGFFLFGSSFGCGVPAIDPVLSGLSRIVNGEDAVPGSWPWQVSLQTSSGFHFCGGSLISEDWVVTAAHCGVRKGHLVVAGVSDQGSEEEAGQVLRVAEVFEHPQWDLRAVRNDVALLKLAAPARLSAAVAPVCLPSADTSFPTGSLCTVTGWGKTRYNGRLRWPPGLPEGRSLDPGGHCVLGQQPVCGGPSKAHWLLERLPPLYPPSPQLLLGTRVDFHQTLALAVPLATRALSLSGRRAPPDAALQPPSSSPGSPPPLQAQPCSPRPLFSFEETYFLFALLTASA, encoded by the exons ATGGCCCTTCTCTGGGTTGTCCTTGGCTTCTTCCTCTTTGGCAGCAGCTTCG GTTGCGGGGTCCCCGCCATCGACCCTGTGCTGAGTGGCCTCTCCAGGATTGTCAATGGGGAGGACGCTGTGCCCGGCTCCTGGCCCTGGCAGGTGTCCCTGCAG accaGCTCCGGCTTCCACTTCTGCGGGGGCTCCCTCATCAGTGAGGACTGGGTGGTCACCGCTGCCCACTGTGGGGTCAG GAAGGGTCACCTCGTGGTGGCCGGGGTGTCCGACCAGGGCTCCGAGGAGGAGGCCGGCCAGGTGCTGAGGGTCGCCGAG GTCTTCGAACACCCGCAGTGGGACCTGCGCGCCGTGCGCAACGACGTGGCCCTGCTGAAGCTGGCGGCGCCCGCCCGCCTCTCCGCAGCTGTGGCCCCCGTCTGCCTGCCCAGCGCCGACACCAGCTTCCCCACGGGCTCCCTGTGCACCGTCACCGGCTGGGGCAAGACCCGGTACAACG GGCGACTCAGGTGGCCCCCTGGTCTGCCAGAAGGACGGAGCCTGGACCCTGGCGGGCATTGTGTCCTGGGGCAGCAGCCGGT ATGTGGGGGCCCCAGCAAGGCTCACTGGCTCCTGGAGCGGCTCCCACCCCTGTACCCGCCTTCCCCTCAGCTACTGCTGGGGACCAGGGTGGATTTCCATCAGACCTTGGCACTGGCTGTGCCCTTGGCCACACGCGCACTGAGCCTTTCTGGCCGCAGGGCTCCGCCGGATGCTGCTCTTCAGCCTCCTTCCAGCAGCCCGGGCTCCCCGCCTCCTCTCCAGgcccagccctgctcccccaggcctttgttttcttttgaagagaCCTACTTTCTCTTCGCCCTTCTCACAGCTTCAGCCTGA